In Candidatus Binatota bacterium, the sequence TGACTACCTGCGCGACATGTGCCCCGGCGCGCGCTACTCGGTCATAGACGACATAAGCTCGCTGCCCGGCGAGCTGCCACGCGTCTACCGCCGCGTTACCCGCGCGTGAGCGCCTCAGCGACTCTTGCCCACGCCCAGGCGCGGGCAAAACCTGGCCACCGGACACTCGCTGCATTTTGGCGAAATCGGTCGACACAGTGTCTGGCCGAAAGCGACCAGGAGGTCGTTGTACTCATGCCAATACCGCCGGGGTAGTTTTGCCCGCAGCGCCATCTCGGTCTGCTCGGGCGTGCGCGTTGACACGTAGCCCCAGATATTCGAGATGCGGTGCACGTGGGTGTCCACGCACATGGCCGGCTTGCCGTAACCCGAGGTCAGAACCAGGTTGGCCGTCTTGCGGCCCACCCCCTTGAAGGTGAGCAACGTGTCGATGTCGTCGGGCACGCGGCCGCCGTGATCCTCGACTATCCGTCGGCACATCTCTACCAATTGAGGGGCCTTGGTCTTGTAGAATCCAACCGGGTAGATCGCCTCGCGCACCACCGCCGGGTCGGCCCGCGCGAGACTTTCTATGTCGGGAGCCAACGCGAACAGCCGCCGGCTGGCCTCCGACGTGACGCCGTCCTGGGTGCGCAGGCTCAGGATGCAGGAGGTCAGCACGCGGTAAGGGTCGCGCGTGGTCTCGGCTATAAGCGTGACCACCGGGGCGTTCCAACCCACGTAGGCGTCGCGCAAACGCTTGAGGACGTGGGGCATGCGCCGTGAGGTCAGCGGCTCGATAGTCTCCCCTGTAGTTGCTGCAGCGGTCACCTGGGACGAATAAGTTCGCATACCCACGATTGCAAGCCCCCACAAGGGGGGGTCTCGCGTTAAATCACTGGACAAAACACCCTCACCCTTTCTATAGTCTGCAGTGGCCCTGCCCTCGCAGGTAACCCGGGAGACTGTACCGCATGAAGACCGTCCGCCCCAAGAACGTCGCAGCCATTCTGGGCCTTTTTATTTTTGTTGCCCTGGCCACAGCGCCCGCCGCCTTTGCGGGCCCGGACTCTGAGACCAAGTGCAAGATGAACAAGCTCAAGCAGGCCGGTAAGGCCGGCCTGTGCAGGCTCAAGGCCGAGGCCAAGGCCGAGATCAAAGGCACCACCGCCGACGTGTCCAAGTGTGCGAGCAAGCTGGCCGCAGCTTTTGCCAAGGTCGAAGCCAAGGAGCAGTGCCGCGCGGGTGGCACCGTGGCCGCGGTGGAGCCCAGGCTCGAGTTGGTCGCTTCGCAGGTTACACTCGAGTTGGTCGGAAACGGCGACTCGACCAAGACCGCCTCTAAGTGCCGTGCGGCCAAGCTCAAGGCTTCCGGTAAACAGCTGGCTTGCGTTCTCAAGGCCCAGTCCAAGGCTGAAGCCAAGGGTGCCGCGACCGATTTTACCAAGTGTGACTCCAAGTTTGCGGCCGGTTTCCAGAAAGCCGAAACCAAGGCCGGCGGCCAGTGCCCTTCGACAGGAGACACCGCCGCCGTGTCGTCTCACATTGACGACGCCTACATCGAGATCGAAGCCGACCTGGCCGACCTCGGCGTAGAAGACTTCGCTGAGCTGCGTGAATACGGCGTGGGCAACAAGTCGCTCACGCTGGTCGACAGCAGCAGGACGGTGCCCGCTAACGGCACTTTTCCCGGTGCCGCCGAACGCAGCCTGGAAGTAGAGATCTGGTACCCGTCCACAATCTCGCCGGTGTTTGGACAGTTTGTGAACGCGCCCCTGCAGGCCTCCGGTGTTCCGTGGCCGGTGGTGGTGCGCGCGCACGGTTTCGGTGGAGTCAACAGTGATTCGGCCAACCTCACCCGCCACCTCGCCAGTCGAGGCTACATAGTAATAGCCCCCAACTTTCCGCTGTCGTGGTTGTTTGCCCCCGGTGGTTCGACGCTTCTCGACCTGGCGAACCAGGCACTGGACCTTTCCTTCATGCTCGACAGCCTCGAGGCCATGAACGCCGACCCTAATGATTTCTTCTACGGGGCGATAGACACCAGCCGCGTAGGTGCCACCGGTCACTCGCTGGGCGGAGCCACCGTGCTGCTGTCAGGCTACCACGTGGATCTCTTAGACCCGCGCATAGACGCCGTGGTGGCGCTCGCTCCCTTTGCCTGCGCGTTTACCGAGACCTTTTACGACGGCGGCAGCGCACCGCTGATGATACTGGGCGGTGACGAGGACCTCATCACCCCCTACAACAGCAACCAGGCCGTGCCCTACAGCTTGGCCGATCCGTCAAAATTCCTGGTTACCCTCGACGGCGGCACCCACATGAGCTTCGCCGACAGGCTCACCTTCGCCCCAGAAGAAAACGGCGACGAGGCAATCTGCACCGGCGTGTTTCTCCAACCCGGTGACCCGAGACCCCTGCCGTCCAGTGGCGGCTTCGACCCAAGCTTTCTCGGCGGTGCCGCCGC encodes:
- a CDS encoding endonuclease III is translated as MPHVLKRLRDAYVGWNAPVVTLIAETTRDPYRVLTSCILSLRTQDGVTSEASRRLFALAPDIESLARADPAVVREAIYPVGFYKTKAPQLVEMCRRIVEDHGGRVPDDIDTLLTFKGVGRKTANLVLTSGYGKPAMCVDTHVHRISNIWGYVSTRTPEQTEMALRAKLPRRYWHEYNDLLVAFGQTLCRPISPKCSECPVARFCPRLGVGKSR